The proteins below come from a single Mangifera indica cultivar Alphonso chromosome 16, CATAS_Mindica_2.1, whole genome shotgun sequence genomic window:
- the LOC123198568 gene encoding monooxygenase 2-like has protein sequence MKMVEEEVVIVGAGIAGLATAVALQRLGIRALVLEKAQGLRSTGAALTLGPNAWFALDALGVAHKLSSIYAPIKRGSFTDVRTGATREVSLAAPEATGFRAGPRPVHRKTLLEALADELPIGVIRFSSQIDAIETQSLNGSPIPVLHLSDGTVIKSKILIGCDGVNSIVARWLGLGAAVESGRSAVRGLAVFPDGHGLKHEVSQFLDVGIRAGFVPLNDKEVYWFLSYRSSTGEIMARDPESLKQAILENFAKDFPERYKDMVRHSELSTLTWAPLKFRYPWGIAFGDLRKGNITVAGDAMHPMTPDLAQGGCAALEDAVVLGRHIGNSLLKNGGLIPGAIAQALDGYVQERKWRVSWIVTGAFLAGWIQQAGSNWWMKILRALFYMFLFSQIITVADYDCGKLPRVSSESSNSKKIE, from the exons atgaaaatGGTGGAGGAAGAGGTGGTGATAGTTGGTGCAGGGATAGCAGGGTTGGCCACGGCGGTGGCTCTGCAAAGACTTGGAATTCGAGCCTTGGTTTTAGAAAAAGCTCAAGGCCTCCGATCCACTGGTGCTGCTTTAACCCTCGGCCCCAACGCATGGTTTGCTCTTGATGCTCTTGGTGTTGCCCACAAACTCTCTTCCATCTATGCTCCTATAAAGAG GGGATCTTTCACCGATGTTAGAACTGGAGCTACTAGGGAAGTCTCACTTGCCGCACCTGAAGCCACCGGGTTTCGAGCTGGACCCAGACCAGTTCATCGAAAAACCTTATTAGAGGCCTTGGCAGACGAATTGCCGATTGGGGTAATTCGGTTTTCTTCCCAGATTGACGCCATTGAAACACAATCACTGAACGGTTCTCCCATTCCTGTTTTACATTTAAGTGATGGTACTGTAATCAAATCCAAG ATTCTGATAGGATGCGATGGTGTAAACTCGATTGTGGCACGCTGGTTAGGACTTGGAGCAGCGGTGGAATCAGGAAGATCAGCCGTGCGTGGACTGGCTGTGTTTCCTGATGGCCATGGCTTGAAGCATGAAGTCAGTCAATTTCTAGATGTAGGCATAAGGGCTGGTTTTGTTCCTCTGAATGACAAAGAAGTTTATTGGTTCTTGTCTTATAGATCTTCAACAG GGGAAATAATGGCAAGAGATCCAGAATCACTAAAACAAGCAATACTTGAGAATTTTGCCAAGGATTTCCCTGAAAGATACAAAGATATGGTCCGGCATAGCGAGCTTTCAACATTGACATGGGCTCCGTTGAAGTTCAGGTATCCATGGGGCATTGCTTTTGGCGATTTAAGGAAGGGAAACATCACGGTGGCCGGTGATGCGATGCACCCCATGACACCTGACCTTGCACAAGGTGGCTGTGCAGCTTTAGAAGATGCAGTAGTACTCGGCCGACACATTGGCAATTCCCTGTTAAAAAATGGAGGACTTATTCCAGGGGCAATTGCTCAGGCTTTAGATGGCTACGTTCAGGAAAGAAAATGGCGTGTGAGTTGGATAGTTACAGGGGCATTCCTTGCAGGGTGGATTCAACAAGCAGGGTCAAATTGGTGGATGAAAATCCTGAGAGCTCTCTTTTACATGTTTCTCTTTAGCCAGATCATTACTGTTGCTGATTATGATTGTGGGAAACTGCCTAGAGTCTCTTCTGAATCCAgtaattcaaagaaaatagaataa
- the LOC123198687 gene encoding probable cinnamyl alcohol dehydrogenase 9 has product MAKSPEEEHPQKALGWAARDSSGVLSPFHFSRRENGDDDVTIKILYCGVCHSDLHSCKSEWGVSNYPLVPGHEIVGVVTKVGKAVTKFKVDDKVGVGVMVSSCKNCDCCKQDLENYCPNMILTYNSINHDGTKTYGGYSDMIIVDQHYVLRFPDNLPLDAGAPLLCAGITVYSPMKYYGMTEAGKHLGVAGLGGLGHVAVKIGKAMGLKVTVISTSLKKESEAINRLGADSFLVSTDPAKLKAATGTMDYIIDTVSAVHPLLPLLSLLKVNGKLITVGLPEKPLELPIFPLVLGRRLVGGSEVGGIKETQEMLDFCAKNNITADIEVIKMEQINTAMERLAKSDVRYRFVIDVGNSKL; this is encoded by the exons ATGGCGAAATCTCCAGAAGAAGAGCACCCACAAAAGGCTCTTGGTTGGGCTGCCAGGGATAGCTCTGGAGTCCTCTCTCCTTTCCATTTCTCCAGaag AGAAAACGGCGATGACGATGTCACCATCAAAATCCTTTACTGTGGAGTTTGTCATTCTGACTTGCATTCTTGCAAAAGTGAATGGGGTGTCTCCAATTACCCTCTCGTTCCTGG GCATGAAATTGTTGGTGTTGTGACGAAAGTTGGGAAAGCAGTGACAAAATTCAAAGTGGACGACAAGGTTGGTGTTGGTGTCATGGTGAGCTCCTGCAAGAATTGTGACTGCTGCAAGCAGGATTTGGAGAATTACTGTCCTAACATGATATTAACCTATAACTCCATTAATCATGATGGGACAAAAACTTATGGAGGTTATTCTGATATGATCATTGTTGATCAGCATTATGTGCTTCGCTTTCCTGACAACTTGCCTCTTGATGCGGGTGCTCCACTGTTGTGTGCGGGTATCACAGTATACAGCCCAATGAAGTATTATGGAATGACTGAGGCTGGCAAGCATTTGGGTGTAGCAGGGCTTGGTGGGCTTGGTCATGTTGCTGTGAAAATTGGTAAGGCCATGGGGTTGAAAGTAACCGTCATCAGTACCTCCCTAAAGAAGGAGAGCGAAGCAATCAATAGACTTGGTGCCGATTCGTTCCTTGTTAGCACTGATCCTGCAAAACTTAAG GCAGCCACAGGCACCATGGATTACATCATTGATACTGTGTCTGCAGTTCATCCCCTGCTTCCACTACTCAGTCTTTTGAAGGTTAATGGAAAACTGATCACCGTGGGCTTGCCTGAGAAGCCTCTAGAGCTGCCTATTTTTCCTTTAGTCTTGG GGCGGAGGCTTGTCGGTGGAAGTGAAGTTGGAGGGATCAAGGAGACTCAGGAAATGCTTGACTTTTGTGCCAAGAACAATATTACTGCTGACATTGAGGTGATCAAGATGGAGCAAATCAACACAGCCATGGAGAGGCTTGCAAAATCTGATGTGAGGTATCGATTTGTGATCGATGTGGGCAACTCCAAGCTGTAG